A stretch of Pseudomonas sp. CCC3.1 DNA encodes these proteins:
- the poxB gene encoding ubiquinone-dependent pyruvate dehydrogenase, giving the protein MSRTVADFITETLQQAGVQRVYGVVGDSLNGFTDSLRRQEQIKWIHMRNEEAAAFAAGAEAHLTGELAVCAGSCGPGNLHLINGLFDAHRSGVPVLALAAHIPGSEIGIDYFQATHPESLFKECSHYVELVSRPEQLPQILERAMRVAIAKRGVAVVVIPGDVALQATEAKVPNWLTPTQPLIRPSDSDIDELASFLNDGKKVTLLCGAGCADAHTEILALAERLNAPIVHALRGKEHVEYDNPYDVGMTGLIGFASGYLAMKHCDTLLMLGTNFPYRQFYPEHGHIAQIDLRSEALGNRCGLELGLIGDVKLTLQAVLPKLAQNLERDHLDSALKDYKKAREDLDALAESGPDSSIIHPQYLNRLVSELADEDAIFTCDVGTPTAWAARYLKMNGQRRLIGSFNHGSMANAMLQAIGAQATFPYRQVISMSGDGGFTMMMGDFLTLNQVGLPVKVIVLNNGTLGFVEMEMKAAGFPDVGCDLNNPNFAAMAEAMGVKGIRVEHPSELEAALREAFSHDGPVLVDVVSARQELVMPPTKTFEQAKGFSLFMLKTVMDGRARELIDLAKVNLLR; this is encoded by the coding sequence ATGTCCAGAACTGTGGCTGATTTCATCACCGAGACTTTGCAGCAAGCTGGCGTCCAGCGCGTGTATGGCGTGGTCGGCGACTCTTTGAACGGTTTCACGGACTCGCTGCGCCGCCAGGAGCAGATCAAGTGGATTCACATGCGCAACGAAGAGGCCGCCGCTTTTGCCGCGGGCGCTGAGGCTCATTTAACCGGCGAGCTGGCCGTGTGCGCTGGCAGTTGCGGCCCCGGCAATCTGCATTTGATCAACGGCCTGTTCGACGCCCATCGCAGCGGCGTGCCGGTGCTGGCCTTGGCAGCACATATCCCGGGCAGCGAAATCGGCATTGATTACTTTCAGGCCACGCACCCCGAAAGTCTGTTCAAGGAGTGCAGCCATTACGTGGAGCTGGTGTCGCGGCCCGAGCAATTGCCGCAGATTCTCGAACGCGCCATGCGTGTCGCCATCGCCAAACGCGGTGTGGCGGTGGTTGTGATCCCCGGCGATGTGGCGCTGCAAGCCACCGAGGCCAAGGTGCCGAACTGGCTCACACCCACTCAGCCGCTGATTCGCCCGAGCGACAGCGATATTGATGAGCTGGCGTCGTTTCTCAATGACGGTAAAAAAGTCACCCTGCTGTGCGGCGCCGGTTGCGCAGATGCCCACACCGAAATTCTGGCCCTGGCCGAACGTCTGAATGCACCGATTGTGCATGCGCTGCGTGGCAAGGAGCATGTCGAGTACGACAACCCGTATGACGTCGGCATGACCGGGCTGATCGGCTTTGCGTCGGGTTATCTGGCCATGAAGCACTGCGACACGTTGCTGATGCTCGGCACTAACTTCCCGTATCGCCAGTTCTACCCCGAACACGGCCACATCGCACAAATCGACCTGCGCTCTGAAGCACTGGGCAATCGCTGCGGCCTGGAGTTGGGCTTGATCGGTGATGTGAAGCTGACGTTGCAGGCCGTGCTGCCCAAGCTGGCGCAGAACCTCGAACGCGACCACTTGGATAGCGCCCTCAAAGATTACAAAAAAGCCCGCGAAGACCTCGACGCTCTGGCCGAAAGCGGGCCCGACAGTTCAATCATTCACCCGCAGTACCTGAACCGGCTGGTCAGCGAGCTGGCCGATGAAGACGCTATTTTCACCTGTGACGTCGGCACGCCCACCGCGTGGGCCGCGCGCTACCTGAAAATGAACGGCCAGCGACGCCTGATCGGCTCGTTTAACCACGGCTCAATGGCCAACGCCATGCTGCAAGCCATCGGCGCGCAAGCCACTTTCCCGTATCGCCAGGTTATTTCGATGTCTGGCGACGGCGGTTTCACCATGATGATGGGCGACTTTTTGACCCTGAATCAGGTCGGGTTGCCGGTCAAAGTCATTGTGCTGAATAACGGCACCCTGGGCTTTGTCGAAATGGAGATGAAGGCAGCGGGCTTCCCGGATGTGGGCTGTGACCTGAACAACCCGAACTTTGCTGCGATGGCCGAAGCGATGGGGGTCAAGGGTATTCGCGTCGAGCACCCGTCCGAGCTGGAAGCGGCCTTGCGTGAAGCCTTCAGCCATGACGGCCCGGTGCTGGTCGACGTGGTCAGCGCCCGCCAGGAACTGGTGATGCCACCCACCAAAACCTTTGAGCAAGCCAAGGGCTTTAGCCTGTTTATGCTCAAAACGGTGATGGATGGCCGAGCCCGCGAGTTGATTGATTTGGCCAAGGTCAATCTGTTGCGTTAG
- a CDS encoding glutamine synthetase family protein: MSATTAFAPLQEALDFLEHNPDIEMFELFIIDNNGVPRGKLLHRDELIAVYESGRPLPSTILGLSINGDDIENTGLVWEVGDIDCRAYPISGSLQRMPWRLIPTAAVQVSMHPQQGMPATVADPRHLLAKVIDGLKADGYYPVMAAELEFYLLDQQRDSNGRPQPARDADGQRPRATQVYGLRELEQIEPFLADLYSACKLQGIPARTAISEYAPGQVEITLEHRSDALQAMDEAVRYKRLVKGVAHKHGMTACFMAKPFDDLAGTGMHMHVSLADEQGNNLFASEAPEGTPLLKQAVGGMLSTLLDSLLMFCPNANSYRRFQSNSYAPLAATWGVDNRTVSLRVPGGPASSRHIEHRICGADANPYLAAAAILAGIHRGIREQRDPGAPIEGNGYAQATEMLPTDWLTTLRALQGSEWAKEAFGPEFLKVYLAVKNGEYRQFMGEVGEQDWRWYLQQA, encoded by the coding sequence ATGAGTGCCACGACCGCGTTTGCCCCGCTGCAAGAAGCCCTGGACTTCCTGGAGCACAATCCGGATATCGAGATGTTTGAGCTGTTCATCATCGATAACAACGGCGTCCCACGGGGCAAGTTGCTGCACCGCGATGAGCTGATAGCGGTCTATGAAAGTGGGCGGCCGCTGCCCAGCACGATTCTGGGCCTGAGCATCAATGGCGATGACATTGAAAACACCGGGTTGGTGTGGGAAGTGGGTGACATCGATTGTCGGGCCTATCCCATCAGCGGCAGCTTGCAACGCATGCCATGGCGCTTGATCCCGACGGCGGCGGTGCAAGTCAGCATGCACCCGCAACAAGGCATGCCCGCCACCGTGGCCGATCCTCGGCACTTGTTGGCCAAGGTCATTGATGGTCTCAAGGCCGATGGTTACTACCCGGTGATGGCCGCCGAACTCGAGTTCTACCTGCTCGACCAGCAGCGCGACAGCAACGGTCGCCCGCAACCGGCGCGCGATGCCGATGGTCAGCGTCCCCGTGCGACGCAAGTCTATGGGCTGCGCGAACTTGAGCAAATCGAGCCGTTTCTGGCTGATTTGTACAGCGCCTGCAAATTGCAAGGAATCCCGGCGCGCACGGCGATCTCCGAGTACGCGCCGGGGCAGGTTGAAATCACCCTTGAACATCGCAGCGATGCCCTGCAAGCCATGGACGAAGCGGTGCGTTACAAGCGCTTGGTAAAAGGTGTAGCGCACAAACATGGCATGACGGCCTGCTTTATGGCCAAGCCCTTTGATGACCTGGCGGGCACCGGGATGCACATGCACGTGAGCCTGGCCGATGAACAGGGTAATAACCTGTTCGCCAGCGAAGCGCCCGAAGGCACACCACTGCTTAAACAGGCGGTGGGCGGCATGCTCAGCACCCTGCTGGACTCATTACTGATGTTTTGCCCGAACGCCAACTCCTATCGTCGTTTCCAGAGCAACAGCTACGCACCACTGGCCGCGACCTGGGGCGTCGACAACCGCACCGTCAGTTTGCGCGTGCCGGGTGGCCCGGCCAGTTCGCGGCACATCGAACACCGAATTTGCGGTGCAGATGCCAACCCCTACCTGGCGGCTGCGGCGATTCTGGCGGGCATCCATCGCGGCATTCGTGAACAACGCGATCCGGGAGCGCCGATCGAAGGTAACGGTTACGCCCAAGCCACAGAAATGCTACCGACCGACTGGCTGACCACCTTGCGCGCGCTGCAAGGCTCTGAATGGGCCAAAGAAGCCTTCGGGCCTGAATTCTTGAAGGTCTACCTGGCTGTGAAAAATGGCGAATACCGCCAATTCATGGGCGAGGTGGGCGAGCAAGACTGGCGCTGGTACTTGCAGCAAGCGTGA
- a CDS encoding class I SAM-dependent methyltransferase yields MSLQPPSTIELEFAERYDREHAQFCREARPRGLGQRLAMWREQRLVRRALKVAGEPGLVLDVACGAGRFWPLLAEHTNRVILAADSSQGMLDHAQTHHSASLLKRITLFKSSVFSIEMSENAVDSIFCMQLFHHVGDSEHRLTLLREFYRVSRDSLIVSVCVGRPSAQRGSPRIVISKHEIEGQFAQAGFSILKHYDVLPGGAQGSIYVLRKGA; encoded by the coding sequence ATGTCGTTGCAGCCACCGTCCACCATTGAGCTAGAGTTTGCCGAACGCTACGACCGCGAGCACGCACAGTTCTGTCGCGAAGCTCGGCCGCGAGGGCTCGGCCAGCGTTTGGCTATGTGGCGGGAACAACGGCTCGTGCGCCGAGCGCTGAAAGTCGCGGGTGAGCCGGGTCTGGTGCTGGATGTTGCCTGCGGTGCCGGACGTTTTTGGCCGCTGCTGGCCGAACACACCAATCGGGTCATTCTGGCCGCCGACTCTTCGCAAGGCATGCTCGACCATGCCCAGACGCATCACTCGGCCAGCCTGCTGAAGCGAATCACGCTGTTTAAAAGCTCGGTGTTTTCCATCGAGATGTCCGAAAACGCCGTGGACAGCATCTTTTGCATGCAGTTGTTTCACCATGTCGGTGACAGCGAACATCGCCTGACGCTCCTGCGTGAGTTTTATCGAGTGAGCCGCGACAGTTTGATCGTGTCGGTGTGTGTGGGGCGGCCCTCAGCACAGCGCGGCAGCCCGCGGATCGTGATCAGCAAGCACGAGATAGAAGGGCAGTTTGCACAGGCCGGTTTCAGTATTCTCAAGCACTACGACGTGCTGCCCGGCGGTGCGCAAGGCAGCATTTATGTGTTGCGCAAGGGCGCTTAA
- the ampC gene encoding class C beta-lactamase: MSITRKLSAVAVSVLALSAFTQAAQAQNIASDQEARVQQAAKAVMQQYAIPGMVIAISNNGQQHFYSFGVASKTTQANVTPDTLFEMGSISKLFTATLASYAQVKGLLSFSDPVSDYLPHYKGSAFGQVALLHLATHTAGGFPLQVPDNVQNDHQLQDYLIAWKPTYPAGTQRSYANPSIGILAVIAAKSMKQTFSHALQKTLFPALGLNNSYLQVPENKMALYAQGYNKQDAAVRLNPGVLADEAYGVKTSARDLIDFAQLNMGLGKVEADLQRAITNTHTGYFQIGPMTQDLVWEQYPYPVTLEHLLEGNADQMAYESNKAIVLNPVLAPQQAVWLNKTGSTSGFGSYIAVVPAKKQAVVILANKNYPNSARVELAYTIFKTLN; the protein is encoded by the coding sequence ATGAGCATTACCCGAAAACTGTCCGCGGTTGCTGTCTCGGTACTGGCACTGAGTGCGTTCACCCAAGCGGCTCAGGCGCAGAACATCGCTTCTGATCAAGAAGCCCGCGTGCAACAAGCCGCCAAGGCGGTGATGCAGCAGTACGCGATTCCCGGAATGGTGATTGCTATCAGCAACAACGGCCAGCAGCACTTCTATAGCTTCGGCGTCGCGTCAAAAACCACACAGGCCAATGTCACGCCCGACACGCTGTTTGAAATGGGCTCTATCAGCAAGCTGTTTACTGCCACGTTAGCCTCCTATGCCCAGGTCAAAGGGCTGCTGTCATTCTCAGACCCGGTCAGTGACTACCTGCCGCACTACAAAGGCAGCGCATTTGGCCAGGTTGCCCTCCTGCATCTGGCCACGCACACGGCGGGAGGCTTCCCGCTGCAAGTGCCTGACAACGTGCAAAACGATCACCAATTGCAGGACTACCTCATCGCCTGGAAGCCGACCTATCCGGCCGGCACTCAACGATCCTATGCCAACCCCAGCATCGGCATACTGGCCGTGATTGCGGCCAAAAGCATGAAGCAGACGTTTTCGCACGCCCTGCAAAAAACCTTGTTCCCCGCGCTGGGCCTGAACAACAGTTACCTGCAAGTACCGGAAAACAAAATGGCGCTGTATGCCCAGGGCTATAACAAACAGGATGCGGCGGTGCGGCTCAATCCAGGCGTCTTGGCCGACGAAGCCTATGGCGTGAAAACCAGCGCTCGCGACCTGATTGATTTTGCGCAACTGAACATGGGGCTCGGCAAGGTTGAGGCCGATCTGCAACGGGCCATTACCAACACTCACACAGGCTACTTCCAGATTGGGCCCATGACGCAAGACCTGGTCTGGGAGCAATACCCCTACCCGGTCACCCTGGAGCACTTGCTGGAGGGTAACGCTGACCAAATGGCCTACGAGAGTAACAAGGCGATTGTTCTGAACCCGGTGCTGGCACCTCAGCAAGCGGTATGGCTCAACAAGACTGGATCAACGTCGGGCTTTGGCAGCTATATCGCGGTGGTGCCCGCAAAAAAGCAGGCGGTGGTGATACTGGCCAACAAGAACTACCCCAACAGCGCTCGCGTAGAACTGGCCTACACGATTTTCAAAACGTTGAATTAA
- the rnd gene encoding ribonuclease D, producing the protein MAIDIHWICDNDSLGQHCAEWQHLPFVALDTEFMRVDTFYPIAGLIQIGDGERAYLIDPLTIDNWQPLAALLENPAVVKVLHACSEDLEVLLRLTGSLPVPLFDTQLAAAYLNLGFSMGYSRLVKEVLDLDLPKGETRSDWLQRPLSETQVSYAAEDAQHLAEVYVQLRPRLSDEKYNWVLEDGAELVANLRREVDPYEVYREAKLAWKLSRGQLAVLREICAWREQEARARDLPRNRVVREHALWPLAKTQPDNLVSLARIEDMHPRTVRQDGEFLLDLIKRAGSLPPEQWPPAVPEPLPVEAAVLIKRLRAVGQAEAERLNIAPELMLRKKTLDALLKSGFPEGPYQLPDSLRGWRRELMGQALLDCLANAGEPS; encoded by the coding sequence GTGGCCATCGATATTCACTGGATTTGCGACAACGATAGCCTCGGCCAGCATTGTGCCGAATGGCAGCACTTGCCATTCGTCGCCCTCGACACCGAATTTATGCGGGTCGACACTTTCTACCCGATTGCCGGCCTGATTCAGATTGGCGACGGCGAACGGGCCTACCTGATTGACCCCTTGACCATCGACAATTGGCAGCCTCTGGCCGCCCTGCTGGAAAACCCGGCAGTGGTTAAAGTGCTGCACGCGTGCAGTGAAGACCTGGAAGTCCTGTTGCGCCTGACTGGCAGTCTGCCGGTCCCTTTGTTCGACACCCAACTGGCAGCGGCCTACCTGAACCTGGGTTTCTCCATGGGGTATTCGCGTCTGGTCAAAGAGGTGCTCGACCTCGACCTGCCAAAAGGTGAAACCCGCTCCGACTGGTTACAGCGCCCGCTGTCTGAAACGCAGGTCAGTTACGCCGCCGAAGATGCCCAGCATCTGGCGGAAGTCTATGTGCAATTGCGTCCGCGTCTGTCGGATGAAAAGTACAACTGGGTGCTTGAGGACGGCGCTGAACTGGTGGCCAACCTGCGCCGCGAAGTTGACCCGTACGAGGTGTATCGCGAGGCCAAACTGGCCTGGAAGCTTTCTCGTGGCCAACTCGCGGTATTGCGTGAAATCTGCGCTTGGCGCGAGCAAGAAGCCCGTGCTCGCGACCTGCCGCGCAATCGCGTGGTTCGTGAACATGCGCTGTGGCCATTGGCCAAAACGCAGCCCGATAACCTGGTATCGCTGGCGCGTATCGAAGACATGCACCCGCGCACCGTGCGTCAGGATGGCGAGTTTCTGCTCGATCTGATCAAACGTGCAGGCAGCCTGCCGCCGGAGCAATGGCCACCTGCCGTGCCTGAGCCGTTGCCGGTTGAGGCTGCTGTGTTGATTAAACGCCTGCGCGCCGTGGGCCAGGCCGAAGCCGAGCGCCTGAACATTGCGCCGGAGCTGATGCTGCGCAAGAAAACCCTGGACGCCCTGCTCAAAAGCGGCTTCCCCGAGGGCCCTTATCAATTGCCCGATTCACTGCGCGGCTGGCGCCGTGAATTGATGGGCCAGGCGTTGCTGGATTGCCTGGCCAATGCTGGAGAACCGTCTTGA
- a CDS encoding YcgL domain-containing protein, with translation MKRICSIYRSTKRNEMYLYVLKADALERVPETLMLAFGKPIHAFDLVLTPERKLNREDIVKVLENLETQGYHLQMPPAEDEYIEHLPEELLRRNDPM, from the coding sequence TTGAAACGTATTTGCTCGATCTATCGCAGCACCAAACGCAATGAAATGTACCTCTACGTGCTCAAGGCCGATGCTTTGGAGCGTGTGCCAGAGACCCTGATGCTGGCATTTGGCAAGCCCATCCACGCGTTTGATCTGGTCCTGACCCCAGAGCGCAAGCTCAATCGGGAAGACATCGTCAAGGTGCTGGAAAACCTTGAGACCCAGGGCTACCACCTGCAAATGCCGCCCGCTGAAGACGAATACATCGAGCACTTGCCCGAAGAGTTGTTGCGTCGCAACGACCCGATGTAA
- a CDS encoding D-2-hydroxyacid dehydrogenase, whose amino-acid sequence MRVLIAEHDYSLYAQLLQQAAPELEVHTSGDSAKLAELAADCPVWLGQPDLMATLLRQGHKPQWLQSTWAGITPLLAEGLGREYRLSRAVGIFGQVMAEYVLTYMLGHEREVMARLVSQVERKWDSRTGQSLVGRKVLIVGAGDIGQTVAQFLQPFGVELYAIASAGREQAPFKEVAVLSDLPRLVAQMDYVINLLPDTPETHDLYDAELFAQFNPNGVFINAGRGVAVVDADLVEALRQGHLAGAIIDVCRQEPLPAKHPFWTAWGLLLTGHSSAPTSPPLMVQLFIDNLRAYQAGEPIRGEVDFERGY is encoded by the coding sequence ATGCGCGTCCTGATTGCCGAGCACGATTACTCTCTCTATGCCCAACTCTTGCAACAAGCAGCGCCGGAACTGGAAGTGCACACCAGCGGCGACTCAGCGAAATTGGCCGAGTTGGCTGCTGACTGCCCCGTGTGGCTGGGCCAGCCGGACCTGATGGCCACCCTGTTGCGCCAAGGGCATAAGCCGCAATGGTTGCAATCGACCTGGGCGGGTATTACGCCTCTATTGGCCGAAGGGCTTGGGCGCGAGTACCGCTTGAGCCGTGCAGTCGGCATTTTTGGCCAAGTCATGGCCGAATACGTGCTGACCTACATGCTCGGTCATGAACGTGAAGTCATGGCGCGCCTGGTCAGCCAGGTTGAGCGCAAATGGGACAGCCGCACGGGCCAGAGCCTGGTCGGGCGCAAAGTCTTGATCGTCGGCGCCGGGGACATTGGCCAGACAGTGGCGCAGTTTCTGCAACCGTTCGGGGTTGAGTTGTACGCCATTGCCAGCGCTGGGCGCGAGCAAGCACCGTTCAAAGAAGTCGCGGTCTTGAGCGACCTGCCGCGTTTGGTCGCACAGATGGATTACGTGATCAACTTGCTGCCCGACACCCCTGAAACCCACGACCTGTACGATGCCGAACTGTTTGCGCAGTTCAACCCCAACGGCGTTTTCATCAATGCCGGGCGGGGGGTGGCCGTGGTCGATGCCGACCTGGTTGAGGCCTTGCGTCAGGGGCATTTGGCAGGGGCCATTATTGACGTTTGCCGGCAAGAGCCCTTGCCGGCCAAACACCCGTTCTGGACAGCCTGGGGCTTGCTGCTCACCGGGCACAGCTCGGCGCCGACCTCGCCGCCGTTGATGGTGCAATTGTTTATCGACAACCTGCGCGCGTATCAGGCAGGTGAGCCAATACGGGGTGAAGTGGACTTCGAACGCGGCTACTGA
- a CDS encoding nitroreductase family protein encodes MPASNRIAEHPIHEQFTQRWSPRAFTDASIDKPTLLSFFEAARWAPSAYNAQPWRFLFALRGTPEFDRYLSLLIEFNQGWAKHAAALVVIVSKTTFAAPGSTEEKPAPTHAFDTGAAWGHLALQAHLSGWHTHGMSGLDFERARTELKIPEGYEVQAMVAIGKLGDKGSLVDYLQAKEVPSQREPLSKLVAEGDFSL; translated from the coding sequence ATGCCAGCCTCCAATCGCATTGCCGAACACCCGATTCACGAGCAGTTCACCCAGCGCTGGTCGCCGCGCGCCTTCACCGACGCCAGCATCGACAAACCCACTCTGCTGAGCTTTTTCGAAGCCGCTCGCTGGGCGCCGTCGGCTTACAACGCGCAACCTTGGCGCTTTCTGTTCGCGCTGCGCGGTACACCAGAATTCGATCGCTACTTGAGCCTGCTGATTGAGTTCAACCAGGGCTGGGCCAAGCACGCTGCGGCGCTGGTGGTGATTGTGTCGAAGACGACTTTCGCCGCACCGGGCAGCACGGAAGAAAAACCAGCCCCTACCCATGCGTTCGACACAGGTGCTGCCTGGGGCCACTTGGCGTTGCAAGCGCACTTGAGCGGCTGGCACACTCACGGCATGAGCGGCCTGGATTTTGAACGGGCCCGCACAGAGCTGAAGATCCCTGAGGGCTATGAAGTTCAGGCCATGGTTGCTATCGGCAAGCTGGGCGACAAGGGCAGTTTGGTGGATTACCTGCAAGCCAAGGAAGTGCCAAGCCAGCGCGAGCCTTTGAGCAAGCTGGTGGCCGAGGGCGATTTTAGTCTGTAA
- a CDS encoding YcgN family cysteine cluster protein, translating to MAAIVKPFWIRKTLDQLDQEEWESLCDGCGLCCLQKLEDEDDNSVYYTRIACKLLDLKTCQCTDYPNRRDSVPDCIQLSPGKAEEFKWLPPTCGYRLVSERKDLPLWHPLVCGDPDAVHHERISQSGRMLAEGSVPEDDWEDHLIFRAG from the coding sequence ATGGCCGCAATCGTTAAACCCTTCTGGATCCGCAAAACCCTCGATCAACTCGATCAAGAGGAATGGGAGTCGCTGTGCGACGGCTGTGGCCTGTGTTGCCTGCAAAAGCTTGAGGATGAAGACGACAACAGCGTCTACTACACGCGCATTGCCTGCAAATTGCTCGACCTGAAAACCTGCCAGTGCACCGACTACCCGAATCGCCGTGACAGCGTGCCGGATTGCATCCAGCTGTCACCCGGCAAGGCTGAAGAGTTCAAGTGGCTGCCGCCCACCTGCGGCTACCGACTGGTCAGCGAGCGCAAGGACCTGCCGCTCTGGCACCCTTTGGTCTGCGGTGATCCGGATGCGGTGCACCACGAGCGAATTTCACAATCAGGGCGCATGCTCGCCGAAGGCAGCGTGCCGGAAGACGACTGGGAAGATCATTTGATTTTTCGCGCTGGCTAA
- the kdpF gene encoding K(+)-transporting ATPase subunit F, translated as MGVLDGVSLLLAVGLFVYLLVALLRADRN; from the coding sequence ATGGGCGTTCTGGATGGGGTGTCCCTGCTGTTAGCAGTGGGGCTGTTCGTTTATCTGCTGGTTGCGCTGTTGCGCGCAGATCGGAACTAG
- the kdpA gene encoding potassium-transporting ATPase subunit KdpA, with the protein MHSYDYALILAFFVLVLLPAPWLGRFYYKVMEGQRTWLTPVLGPVEKLCYRVAGVDPSSEQSWQKYTLALLAFNLAGFVILFVILLFQQYLPLNPQHLPGQEWTLAFNTAVSFVTNTNWQSYSGEASLSYFSQMAGLTVQNFVSAATGLAVLVALCRGIGRRSAQTLGNFWADMTRATLYGLLPMCLVLALFLVWQGVPQTFAHYVNAVTMQGVDQVIPLGPAASQIAIKQLGTNGGGFFGVNSAHPFENPSAWSNLFELASIILIPVALVYTFGHYVKDLRQSRAIIACMLALFLIGGGTALYAEYQPNPALNSPLVQQAAPQEGKEVRFGTTGTVLWAETTTAASNGSVNGMHDSLNPMSGMVALVNMMVGEVIFGGVGAGLYGMLLNVLIAVFLAGLMIGRTPEYLGKKLQAKEVQLLVVTLLVMPVGVLVLAAIASVLPSAVAAVSNPGPHGFSQILYAFTSASANNGSAFGGLSANTPFYNLMLSLGMLLGRFGYILPVLALAGSLAMKKTAPIGQNTFPTHGPLFVALLTVTILLVGGLTFLPTLALGPIAEQLTLGF; encoded by the coding sequence ATGCACAGTTATGACTATGCGCTGATTCTGGCTTTCTTCGTTCTGGTGTTATTGCCAGCGCCGTGGCTGGGGCGCTTTTACTACAAGGTGATGGAAGGCCAGCGTACCTGGCTGACGCCCGTATTGGGCCCTGTCGAAAAGCTTTGCTATCGCGTCGCCGGGGTTGACCCGAGCAGCGAACAAAGCTGGCAGAAATACACATTGGCTTTGCTGGCCTTTAACCTCGCAGGCTTTGTAATCCTGTTTGTGATTCTGCTGTTTCAGCAGTACCTGCCGCTCAACCCGCAACACTTGCCGGGGCAGGAGTGGACGCTGGCGTTCAACACGGCGGTGAGTTTTGTCACCAATACCAACTGGCAGAGTTACAGCGGCGAAGCCTCGCTCAGTTACTTCAGTCAAATGGCTGGCCTGACGGTGCAAAACTTCGTCAGCGCAGCGACCGGTCTGGCGGTATTGGTCGCGTTGTGCCGGGGTATTGGTCGTCGTTCGGCGCAAACCTTGGGTAACTTCTGGGCTGACATGACCCGCGCCACGCTCTACGGCTTGCTGCCCATGTGCCTGGTGCTGGCACTGTTTTTGGTGTGGCAGGGCGTGCCACAAACCTTTGCTCATTACGTGAATGCGGTGACGATGCAGGGCGTGGATCAAGTGATCCCGCTGGGCCCGGCCGCGAGCCAGATTGCAATCAAGCAACTGGGCACCAACGGCGGTGGTTTCTTTGGGGTGAACTCGGCGCACCCGTTCGAGAACCCGAGCGCCTGGAGCAACTTGTTTGAGCTGGCCTCGATCATCCTGATCCCGGTAGCACTGGTGTATACCTTTGGCCATTACGTCAAAGACCTGCGCCAGAGCCGAGCCATCATCGCTTGCATGCTGGCGTTGTTCTTGATCGGCGGCGGCACCGCGCTGTACGCCGAATACCAACCCAACCCGGCGCTGAACAGCCCGCTGGTTCAACAAGCCGCCCCGCAGGAAGGCAAGGAAGTCCGTTTTGGCACCACCGGCACTGTGCTGTGGGCCGAAACCACGACCGCAGCCTCCAATGGCTCAGTCAACGGCATGCACGATAGCCTCAATCCTATGAGCGGGATGGTCGCGCTGGTCAACATGATGGTCGGTGAAGTGATCTTCGGGGGTGTGGGGGCCGGGCTCTACGGCATGTTGCTTAACGTGCTGATTGCGGTGTTCCTTGCCGGTCTGATGATTGGCCGCACACCGGAATACCTCGGCAAAAAACTGCAAGCCAAAGAAGTCCAGCTGTTGGTTGTGACGTTGCTGGTGATGCCGGTCGGCGTGCTGGTGCTGGCGGCAATCGCTTCGGTGCTGCCGAGTGCGGTGGCCGCCGTGAGTAACCCTGGCCCCCATGGTTTCAGCCAAATTCTGTACGCCTTTACCTCGGCCAGTGCCAACAACGGTTCGGCGTTCGGCGGCCTGAGTGCCAACACGCCGTTCTACAACCTGATGCTCAGCCTGGGCATGTTGCTGGGACGCTTCGGTTACATCCTGCCGGTGCTGGCATTGGCGGGCAGTCTGGCGATGAAGAAAACCGCGCCGATTGGCCAGAACACGTTCCCAACCCACGGCCCGTTATTCGTGGCACTGCTGACCGTGACCATCTTGCTGGTAGGCGGCCTGACCTTCTTGCCAACGCTGGCCCTTGGCCCAATCGCTGAACAACTGACTCTGGGCTTCTGA